In Chthoniobacterales bacterium, one DNA window encodes the following:
- the recO gene encoding DNA repair protein RecO: MLDFHASSKAIVLRKTKLTETSLILSFLTEDHGRIKAVAKGARKNKGAFSGQLDLFYLCEISLRASQKSELHTLTEAKLITPHSAIREHYLRLLFASYASELIELATEPEHASPELFHLMQRLLGYLSEKTPDRRALTFFEMEICRASGITPESESHASRELLRHFHKLPESRRELVAALK, encoded by the coding sequence GTGCTGGATTTTCATGCGAGTTCCAAAGCGATCGTGCTGCGCAAAACCAAGCTCACCGAGACGAGCCTGATCCTGAGTTTCCTCACGGAAGATCATGGCCGAATCAAAGCCGTGGCCAAGGGCGCGAGGAAAAACAAAGGCGCGTTCTCCGGGCAGCTCGACCTGTTTTATTTGTGCGAGATCAGCCTGCGGGCCAGCCAGAAAAGCGAATTGCACACCCTCACCGAGGCGAAATTGATTACGCCGCATTCGGCGATCCGCGAACACTACCTGCGGCTTCTCTTTGCCTCCTACGCCTCCGAATTGATCGAACTCGCCACCGAGCCCGAGCACGCCAGCCCGGAGTTATTTCACCTCATGCAGCGGCTGCTCGGTTATCTCTCGGAGAAAACGCCCGACCGCCGAGCCCTCACCTTTTTCGAGATGGAAATCTGCCGCGCCAGCGGGATCACACCCGAGTCGGAGTCCCATGCGAGCCGCGAGTTGCTCCGCCATTTCCACAAACTCCCCGAGTCACGCCGCGAACTGGTGGCCGCGCTGAAATAA
- a CDS encoding DUF1223 domain-containing protein: MKTFLFTPLLALVLSPLALVAQTFSSGPQQVSLVELYTSEGCSSCPPAEARLSAMRSDSDLWKTFVPVAFHVTYWDNLGWADATAQAAFTARQQALAASWHTSSIYTPCFVRDGKEWRSAEKIAASHEKPGTLILQKTGGQVTVTFAPSTPGSYEIHLATLGGGIETKVRAGENAGRTLRHDFVALTLQTATPGDSATFTLPAPAKNPPPDLALAAWVTRRGELQPIQAVGGMLPKSPPAR, encoded by the coding sequence ATGAAAACCTTCCTTTTCACCCCTCTCTTGGCCCTCGTCCTCAGCCCGCTGGCGCTCGTGGCCCAGACCTTTTCGAGCGGCCCGCAACAAGTCTCCCTCGTGGAACTCTACACCAGCGAAGGCTGCAGCAGTTGCCCGCCCGCCGAGGCGCGCCTGAGTGCGATGCGCAGCGACAGCGACCTCTGGAAAACCTTCGTGCCCGTGGCTTTTCACGTCACCTATTGGGATAACCTCGGCTGGGCCGACGCCACGGCGCAGGCGGCATTTACCGCGCGTCAGCAGGCGCTCGCCGCGAGCTGGCATACGAGTTCCATTTATACGCCGTGCTTCGTTCGCGACGGAAAAGAATGGCGCTCCGCTGAAAAGATCGCCGCTTCCCACGAGAAACCCGGCACCCTCATCCTCCAGAAAACCGGCGGTCAGGTCACCGTCACCTTCGCTCCCAGCACACCCGGCAGCTACGAAATCCATCTCGCCACCCTCGGCGGCGGCATCGAAACGAAAGTTCGCGCCGGGGAAAACGCCGGTCGCACCCTGCGGCACGATTTCGTCGCCCTCACGCTGCAAACCGCCACGCCCGGCGACAGCGCCACCTTTACCCTGCCCGCGCCGGCAAAAAATCCCCCACCCGACCTCGCCCTTGCCGCCTGGGTCACAAGACGAGGCGAGTTGCAGCCCATTCAAGCCGTCGGCGGGATGCTTCCCAAGTCACCTCCCGCGCGGTAA
- a CDS encoding RNA polymerase sigma factor has protein sequence MGKALFRPRLGINNTRGTPIVISVDFFQQLVDAHHAALYRFAYSLAKSESAACDLTQQTFYIWATKGHTLRDASKAKSWLFTTLHREFLRGRHRDQRWTSLEELPPGRNDFAAEEMEAWRKLDGAGVLEALANVDEVFRAPLTLFYLESFSYAEIAETLGVPAGTVMSRLSRGKQQLRALLSDAEAGEKIVPFDPSREADEKRRNL, from the coding sequence ATGGGAAAGGCTTTATTCCGGCCACGTCTGGGAATAAACAATACCCGGGGCACTCCCATCGTTATCTCCGTGGATTTCTTTCAACAACTCGTCGATGCGCACCATGCGGCGCTCTATCGTTTCGCCTACAGCCTGGCGAAAAGCGAGTCGGCGGCCTGCGACCTCACCCAGCAGACATTTTACATCTGGGCCACGAAGGGTCACACGTTGCGCGATGCCTCGAAGGCGAAGTCGTGGCTCTTTACGACGTTGCACCGGGAGTTTCTGCGGGGGCGTCATCGGGATCAACGCTGGACCTCGCTGGAGGAATTGCCACCGGGACGTAACGATTTTGCTGCCGAGGAAATGGAGGCCTGGCGCAAGCTCGATGGCGCGGGCGTGCTGGAGGCGCTGGCCAATGTGGATGAGGTGTTTCGTGCGCCGCTGACGTTATTTTACCTGGAGAGTTTTTCCTATGCGGAGATCGCCGAGACGCTCGGTGTGCCTGCTGGAACGGTGATGTCGCGGTTGTCGCGAGGGAAGCAGCAGTTGCGAGCGCTGCTGAGCGACGCGGAGGCCGGGGAGAAGATCGTGCCCTTTGATCCATCGCGTGAAGCCGACGAAAAAAGGAGGAATCTATGA
- a CDS encoding aldo/keto reductase → MRYRKYKGTELEVSEVGFGMWTVSTGWWGQFTEGEAIALMHQAFDLGITLFDAADSYGNGLSEELIAKAFPTRRDEVVIATKIGYDFTHFGDERRGQREIPHDFSPEALVKATDAALKRLKTDRIDLLQLHNIRMEQVYDDAIWTTLEQLKSAGKVLATGIALGPAIGWLYEGVNCIREREFNSVQHIYNLLEQHPGRAMHDAATEAGKDTMFMIRVPHSSGMLEGKYTADTVFPPNDHRNHRPRSWLLNGVRKIDTLRFLENSERTLGQAALQWLLADERVATTLPNIYNAEQVVEFAKAPDTARLTSEEMERIADLYADNFGVEPEEPKFKGTMELAEV, encoded by the coding sequence ATGCGTTATCGAAAATACAAAGGCACCGAATTGGAAGTCAGCGAAGTGGGGTTTGGCATGTGGACGGTTTCCACCGGCTGGTGGGGCCAATTCACCGAGGGCGAGGCGATTGCGCTGATGCATCAGGCGTTCGATTTGGGCATCACGCTCTTCGACGCCGCCGACAGCTACGGCAACGGGCTGAGTGAGGAATTGATCGCCAAGGCGTTCCCCACACGCCGCGATGAAGTCGTGATCGCGACGAAGATTGGCTACGATTTCACCCATTTCGGCGACGAGCGCCGCGGGCAGCGGGAGATTCCGCATGATTTCTCGCCCGAGGCTTTGGTGAAGGCGACGGATGCGGCTTTGAAGCGATTGAAAACCGACCGGATCGACCTCTTGCAACTGCACAACATCCGCATGGAGCAGGTCTATGATGACGCGATCTGGACCACGCTGGAGCAGCTCAAGTCCGCTGGCAAAGTGCTTGCGACGGGCATTGCGCTCGGGCCGGCCATTGGCTGGCTTTACGAGGGGGTGAATTGCATCCGCGAGCGGGAGTTCAATTCCGTTCAGCACATTTACAACCTGCTCGAGCAGCATCCCGGCCGGGCCATGCACGACGCCGCGACCGAGGCGGGCAAGGACACGATGTTCATGATTCGCGTGCCGCATTCCTCCGGGATGCTGGAAGGAAAATACACCGCCGACACCGTTTTCCCGCCGAACGATCATCGCAATCATCGTCCGCGAAGCTGGCTGCTGAATGGGGTTCGCAAGATCGACACGCTGCGCTTTCTGGAGAACAGCGAACGCACGTTGGGTCAGGCTGCATTGCAATGGTTGCTGGCCGACGAGCGCGTGGCCACGACGCTGCCGAACATCTACAACGCGGAGCAGGTAGTCGAGTTTGCCAAGGCGCCCGACACCGCGCGACTAACCTCGGAAGAAATGGAGCGCATCGCGGATCTCTACGCCGATAATTTCGGAGTGGAGCCGGAGGAGCCGAAGTTCAAGGGAACGATGGAACTCGCGGAGGTGTAA
- a CDS encoding methyltransferase domain-containing protein: protein MRTNLRQRAFDPGEIELMDVAETADATLIADLKNLRQLNRWFGSYRLIRHYLAMLVQPGSSHRFLDLCTGSGDIPRLIVDWCREHEVSIEVEALDFQDATLSVAKSLSVSYPEIQFRQCDVTRLAANQEYTGVFCSLALHHFSEVDATNILRQMLAATTGFALVADLERSLLTWLGVRFITSTVFREPMTVHDALLSVRRSFSYEELAQIAMEAGWINFQHRRFLYGRQAMLVQYYTSASSIVPLNFGSSGSTPKLSA, encoded by the coding sequence ATGCGGACTAACCTCCGCCAGCGCGCGTTTGATCCGGGTGAGATCGAACTCATGGACGTGGCCGAGACCGCCGACGCCACGCTCATCGCCGACCTGAAAAACCTCCGCCAGCTCAATCGCTGGTTCGGAAGTTATAGGCTCATCCGGCATTATCTCGCGATGTTAGTCCAACCCGGATCGTCGCATCGCTTTCTCGATCTTTGCACCGGCTCGGGCGACATCCCCCGACTCATCGTGGACTGGTGCCGCGAGCACGAGGTTAGCATCGAAGTCGAGGCTTTGGATTTTCAAGATGCGACGCTGTCTGTGGCCAAGTCGCTCAGTGTTAGCTATCCCGAAATTCAGTTCCGCCAGTGCGATGTCACTCGACTCGCTGCCAATCAGGAATACACCGGCGTCTTTTGTTCTCTCGCGCTGCATCACTTTAGCGAGGTGGATGCAACTAACATCCTGCGCCAGATGTTAGCAGCGACCACTGGATTTGCCTTGGTGGCCGACTTGGAGCGGAGTCTCCTCACTTGGCTGGGCGTGCGCTTCATCACGAGCACCGTCTTCCGCGAACCCATGACCGTCCACGATGCCTTGCTCTCGGTGCGGCGCTCGTTTTCCTACGAGGAACTGGCGCAGATAGCGATGGAAGCCGGCTGGATAAACTTCCAGCACCGCCGCTTCCTCTACGGGCGGCAGGCGATGTTAGTGCAATATTACACCTCCGCGAGTTCCATCGTTCCCTTGAACTTCGGCTCCTCCGGCTCCACTCCGAAATTATCGGCGTAG
- a CDS encoding polyphenol oxidase family protein, producing the protein MPTAAPHETFPALAAEVWLRHGFLQRVTGLDVQVDREAALARLDDYHRAALTNIGLADRKFVTAQQVHGKNVVRVDSNSLSPIPDCDGLLTNDPNIALGIYTADCGAIFLADPEHRAIGLLHSGKKGTELGILTVAIEKMRVEFGSNPGQIIVQLAPCIRPPHYEIDFAAQIAAQAGAAGIAHYADCGKCTASDLATYYSYRAELGKTGRLLAVLGYAD; encoded by the coding sequence GTGCCGACCGCTGCTCCGCACGAAACGTTTCCCGCCCTCGCTGCTGAGGTCTGGCTGCGCCACGGCTTCCTGCAACGCGTGACGGGTTTGGATGTGCAAGTGGATCGCGAGGCCGCCCTCGCCCGGCTCGACGACTATCATCGCGCCGCGCTGACTAACATCGGACTCGCGGATAGGAAATTCGTCACTGCGCAACAGGTGCATGGCAAAAATGTGGTGCGCGTCGATTCCAACTCGCTGTCTCCCATTCCTGACTGCGACGGACTTCTCACCAACGATCCTAACATCGCGCTCGGCATTTACACCGCCGATTGCGGCGCCATCTTTCTGGCCGATCCCGAGCATCGCGCCATCGGTTTGCTGCACTCGGGAAAGAAAGGCACGGAACTCGGCATCCTAACCGTGGCCATCGAGAAAATGAGAGTCGAGTTTGGGTCGAATCCAGGGCAGATCATTGTCCAACTCGCCCCGTGCATTCGGCCGCCGCACTACGAGATCGACTTCGCCGCGCAGATCGCCGCGCAAGCCGGCGCTGCCGGAATTGCGCACTACGCCGACTGCGGAAAATGCACCGCGTCCGATCTCGCCACCTACTATTCCTATCGGGCCGAACTCGGCAAAACCGGCCGCCTTCTCGCGGTGTTAGGTTATGCGGACTAA
- a CDS encoding TolC family protein translates to MNKSITQLISATLALSVWTATAQDARPTLTSPSPAPAASPTPTPVPSAAANDESIMAGDTSKVNEDLLANDPVLAGNNRSSGPANDPFAKLDIKRPFAAQPPSPANGITLDQAIQTALEHNADILRQIAEIKRTLGQVVEVRAQALPQLGVSSGYSQSKTLSSGSSSSSSSSLSSSSRSGSDPNVIGTVLIDGVALPVTSTSSLGKSLSTSGASASTENKSWNVNFEVTQVIYSGGQVSAALRAARIAEDSAFYQLRNVVDQVIASVRQQFYTVLLNRALISVQEESVTLLQSQLRDQQNRFEAGTVPRFNVLRAEVELANARPALIRARNNYRTSQLQLAKLVGVSWPTTGDLTPFPIKGLLTYDAQVIDLQESIRLAMERRALLKVQRQSILSEVEQITVALAGYQPTINGNAGYQIRNASGSLSDEVDGWFFGFSGNWNIFDGFATSGRVQQARARLESARVNYEDSVRQVELEVQTSYSSLIEGRELIESQQKAVEQAQEALRLARERFSAGAGTQLEVLDARVSLTQAQTTALQAVADYNSALAEFDRVTGSVTHYHDTFADPLASKGARKKWISSAKKLKPTLTDDEIRANLVKRRQAQ, encoded by the coding sequence ATGAATAAGTCCATTACTCAACTTATCAGCGCGACGCTGGCCCTCAGCGTCTGGACGGCCACCGCGCAGGATGCACGTCCCACTTTGACCTCGCCCTCGCCAGCCCCGGCGGCCTCGCCAACTCCCACGCCCGTGCCGAGTGCGGCGGCCAACGATGAATCGATCATGGCAGGCGACACTTCGAAGGTGAATGAGGACCTTCTCGCCAACGACCCGGTGCTCGCAGGGAACAATCGTTCTTCCGGGCCTGCCAACGATCCTTTTGCCAAACTGGACATCAAGCGGCCCTTTGCCGCGCAGCCACCGAGCCCGGCCAATGGCATCACACTAGACCAGGCCATCCAGACCGCGCTGGAACACAATGCCGACATTCTTCGCCAGATCGCCGAGATCAAGCGCACTCTCGGACAAGTCGTCGAAGTGCGCGCACAGGCCCTGCCGCAACTCGGCGTCAGCAGCGGCTACAGCCAGAGCAAAACACTCAGCAGCGGGAGCAGCAGTTCCTCTAGTTCCAGTTTAAGCTCCTCCTCCAGATCGGGATCGGACCCGAATGTCATCGGCACCGTGCTCATCGACGGCGTGGCTCTGCCCGTGACCTCGACCAGCTCCCTCGGCAAATCCCTTTCCACCTCCGGCGCCAGCGCTTCCACGGAAAATAAATCCTGGAACGTCAACTTCGAGGTCACCCAAGTCATCTACAGCGGCGGCCAGGTTTCGGCAGCCTTGCGGGCGGCGCGCATCGCCGAGGACAGCGCCTTTTACCAGCTGCGCAACGTCGTCGATCAAGTCATCGCGTCGGTGCGCCAGCAGTTTTACACCGTGCTCCTCAACCGCGCCCTCATCAGCGTGCAGGAGGAATCCGTCACGCTTTTACAGAGCCAGTTGCGCGATCAGCAGAATCGTTTCGAGGCCGGCACCGTGCCGCGCTTCAACGTTCTCCGCGCCGAAGTCGAGCTCGCCAACGCCCGACCCGCGCTGATTCGCGCCCGCAACAACTACCGCACGTCGCAGTTGCAGCTCGCCAAACTCGTCGGCGTCTCGTGGCCGACCACCGGCGATCTCACGCCGTTTCCGATCAAGGGCCTGCTCACTTACGACGCGCAAGTCATCGATCTTCAGGAATCGATCCGGCTCGCGATGGAACGCCGCGCATTGCTCAAAGTCCAGCGCCAGTCGATTCTCTCCGAGGTCGAGCAAATCACCGTCGCGCTCGCCGGTTATCAGCCGACGATCAACGGAAACGCGGGCTACCAAATCCGCAACGCCTCGGGCAGCCTGAGCGACGAGGTCGATGGCTGGTTCTTCGGTTTCTCGGGCAACTGGAATATTTTCGATGGGTTTGCCACCAGTGGTCGCGTGCAGCAGGCTCGGGCACGACTCGAGTCGGCGCGGGTCAATTACGAGGACAGCGTTCGCCAGGTGGAACTCGAAGTGCAGACCAGCTACTCCAGCCTGATCGAGGGCCGTGAGTTGATTGAAAGTCAGCAAAAAGCGGTCGAGCAGGCGCAGGAAGCGTTGCGTCTGGCGAGGGAGCGATTCTCCGCTGGAGCAGGCACGCAGCTGGAGGTGCTCGATGCGCGCGTCTCGCTGACCCAGGCGCAGACGACGGCTTTGCAGGCGGTCGCGGATTACAATTCAGCGCTCGCGGAATTTGATCGCGTGACGGGTTCGGTGACGCATTACCACGATACGTTTGCAGATCCATTGGCCAGCAAAGGTGCGCGCAAAAAATGGATCTCCAGTGCCAAAAAATTGAAGCCCACGCTGACCGACGACGAGATTCGCGCCAACCTAGTCAAGCGCCGTCAGGCTCAATAA
- a CDS encoding MarR family transcriptional regulator yields MPPLALPTEQHRDAEELANIIIVLQRCFLMNLSKELSNGNVSFAQYFLLGHLDQSGVATMSEIALKMGHTTAAATGLVDRLENLGYITRCHCTDDRRKVIVKITEKGQSLVHRIREDMVRNVQKVMEHLTPDEQSSWLHIYQKIFQYCQSQDHE; encoded by the coding sequence ATGCCTCCACTTGCCCTTCCGACCGAGCAGCACCGCGATGCGGAGGAATTGGCCAACATCATCATCGTCCTCCAGCGGTGTTTCCTGATGAATCTCTCGAAGGAGCTGTCGAATGGAAACGTCTCATTCGCCCAATATTTTCTCCTCGGCCATCTCGATCAAAGTGGCGTCGCCACCATGTCGGAGATCGCCCTCAAGATGGGCCACACCACCGCCGCCGCGACCGGGCTAGTGGATCGGCTGGAAAATCTCGGCTACATCACCCGCTGCCATTGCACCGACGATCGCCGCAAAGTCATTGTCAAAATTACCGAAAAAGGCCAGTCCCTCGTCCACCGCATTCGCGAAGATATGGTGCGAAACGTTCAGAAAGTGATGGAACACCTCACCCCCGATGAGCAGTCGTCCTGGCTCCACATCTACCAGAAAATTTTCCAATATTGCCAATCTCAGGATCATGAATAA
- the glp gene encoding gephyrin-like molybdotransferase Glp, translating into MVEEADALARILSAASPLPMVERPLREALGSFLAQPMRSTMAHPRFDNSVVDGYAIRVADEPGERILCGEQPAGQDRSLRLEKNEASRIFTGAPIPAGCTGVAMQEDVTVENGRVHLRESVEPGENIRRAGADLAAGQLIGSPGQRITPQLVALLASQGLATAPAHRMPRVTVLSTGDELRPLGVPLLSGEIYDSNSPMLAALLQSLGIQAELRHSPDDLTATQLEIRRALETSDVLIISGGVSVGDHDHVKPALAALGVALDLWRIRMKPGKPLAFARSGEKLIFGLPGNPLASFVTFLVLLRPALLQMLGARDGERFLPVKTLQLDSPLANTGDRPHYVRGRIEGERFVPQGLQESHALFGLSRSDALLRMGAGTEIAGGEMVSVLVW; encoded by the coding sequence ATGGTCGAAGAAGCCGACGCCCTAGCCCGGATTTTGTCGGCGGCGAGTCCGCTGCCCATGGTGGAAAGGCCGCTGCGCGAGGCGCTCGGCTCGTTTCTGGCGCAGCCGATGCGCTCGACGATGGCGCATCCGCGTTTCGATAATTCAGTGGTCGATGGCTACGCGATCCGCGTGGCGGACGAACCGGGCGAACGCATCCTGTGTGGAGAGCAACCCGCCGGGCAGGATCGTTCTCTGCGGCTGGAAAAAAACGAGGCGAGTCGCATTTTTACCGGAGCGCCGATTCCGGCAGGCTGCACCGGCGTGGCGATGCAGGAGGACGTGACGGTCGAAAATGGCCGGGTGCATTTGCGCGAATCCGTCGAGCCGGGGGAAAACATCCGCCGCGCCGGAGCCGATCTCGCCGCTGGTCAACTCATCGGCAGCCCTGGCCAGCGGATCACACCGCAACTGGTGGCGCTTCTGGCGAGTCAGGGATTGGCGACGGCACCGGCGCATCGGATGCCACGAGTGACCGTACTTTCGACCGGCGACGAATTGCGCCCGCTGGGAGTTCCATTGTTATCTGGGGAGATTTACGACTCCAACAGCCCCATGCTGGCCGCGCTTTTGCAATCGCTGGGGATTCAGGCCGAACTGCGGCATAGCCCCGATGATTTGACTGCAACTCAACTGGAAATCCGCCGCGCGCTGGAGACGAGCGATGTTCTCATCATCAGCGGCGGCGTTTCCGTGGGCGATCACGATCATGTGAAACCCGCGCTGGCTGCCCTCGGAGTCGCGCTCGATCTGTGGCGGATTCGGATGAAACCCGGCAAGCCACTGGCGTTTGCGCGCTCCGGCGAAAAACTCATTTTCGGCCTGCCCGGCAATCCGTTGGCGTCGTTTGTCACGTTTCTTGTGCTGCTGCGCCCGGCCTTGCTGCAAATGCTCGGAGCCCGCGACGGCGAGCGTTTTCTGCCGGTGAAAACACTGCAACTCGACTCGCCGCTGGCCAACACCGGGGATCGCCCGCATTACGTTCGCGGTCGCATTGAGGGCGAGCGTTTCGTTCCCCAAGGTTTGCAGGAAAGCCACGCGCTTTTCGGCTTGAGCCGGAGCGACGCGCTGCTGCGGATGGGCGCGGGGACAGAGATTGCCGGAGGCGAAATGGTGAGCGTGTTAGTTTGGTAA